A genomic window from Candidatus Kouleothrix ribensis includes:
- a CDS encoding PxKF domain-containing protein has translation MSHLTRTPLAARLRGLLLALALLLAPLGLSAAPALAAPSCVTSGTTVTCTFSYTGAPEAWVVPAGVTSATFDLYGARGSGTAGYGGRVTATLAVTPGDTYQIRVGGSGGFLPGSATSYNGGGRVGSGLTTSGGSGGGASDVRSGAFALADRLLVAGGGGGGRAGGPDDTALGGAGGYPSGGAGSDSGGGGGTQTAGGAGGYAGGAGSLGQGGAGQSGAPGAREEGGGSGGGGGYYGGGGTAIGSFGAVSGGGGGGSSYATPAATSVSFETGVRLGDGLVIVSYTRPDSSAPTASPSQAPAANADGWNNTDVTVSWNWADAAGGSGIDSANCTTSSVSSGEGAQTLSATCQDLAGNQGSASHAVKVDKTAPTVSAAASSGPNANGWYNGDVTVAFSCADALAGVASCPASQTLAGEGTGISSAAATATDRAGNTSALSNIVTVQIDRTAPTVSAAASSGPNSNGWYNGDVTVAFSCADDLAGVGSCPASQTLAGEGASLSSAAATATDRAGNTSAPSNIVTVQIDRTAPVVLVTGVANGATYTLGSVPAAACSTSDALSGVATAATLSLSGSGAGSYTATCAGARDNAGNSGSASVSYTVAYAWAGFFQPVDNLPTVNTAKAGSAIPIKFSLGGNFGLSIIAAGYPKVQKVNCSTGGSADEIEQTVTAGASSLSYDAATGQYSYTWKTEKSWAGSCRLFTLRLSDGSDHSALFQFR, from the coding sequence ATGTCCCACCTCACGCGCACACCCCTGGCCGCGCGCCTGCGCGGCCTGCTGCTGGCGCTGGCGCTGCTGCTGGCGCCGCTGGGCCTGAGCGCCGCGCCGGCGCTGGCCGCGCCCAGCTGCGTCACCAGCGGCACGACTGTCACCTGTACCTTCAGCTACACCGGCGCGCCCGAGGCCTGGGTGGTGCCCGCCGGCGTGACCAGCGCCACCTTCGATCTGTACGGCGCCCGCGGGAGCGGCACAGCTGGCTATGGCGGGCGCGTCACCGCGACCCTGGCCGTCACGCCCGGCGATACCTACCAGATCCGGGTTGGCGGTAGCGGTGGTTTTCTCCCCGGCTCCGCCACCAGCTACAATGGTGGCGGCCGCGTCGGTTCAGGATTAACCACTAGTGGCGGTAGTGGCGGCGGCGCATCGGATGTGCGCAGCGGCGCCTTCGCGCTGGCCGACCGGCTGCTGGTGGCCGGCGGCGGCGGCGGCGGTCGGGCTGGAGGGCCTGACGATACCGCCCTGGGCGGCGCTGGCGGCTACCCGAGCGGCGGCGCGGGCAGCGACAGCGGGGGCGGTGGCGGCACCCAGACGGCCGGCGGCGCGGGGGGCTATGCTGGCGGCGCCGGCAGCCTGGGCCAGGGCGGTGCGGGTCAGAGCGGAGCTCCGGGAGCCCGTGAGGAAGGTGGCGGCTCGGGCGGCGGCGGCGGCTACTACGGCGGCGGCGGCACTGCTATCGGCTCCTTCGGGGCCGTTAGCGGCGGCGGCGGCGGCGGCAGCAGCTACGCCACCCCGGCGGCCACCAGCGTCAGCTTCGAAACTGGCGTGCGCCTCGGCGATGGGCTGGTGATCGTCAGCTACACTCGGCCGGACAGCAGCGCGCCCACCGCCAGCCCGAGCCAGGCGCCCGCCGCCAACGCCGACGGCTGGAACAACACCGACGTGACCGTGAGCTGGAACTGGGCCGACGCGGCCGGCGGCAGCGGCATCGACAGCGCCAACTGCACCACCAGCAGCGTCAGCAGCGGCGAGGGCGCGCAGACCCTGAGCGCCACCTGCCAGGATCTGGCCGGCAACCAGGGCAGCGCCAGCCACGCGGTCAAGGTCGACAAGACCGCGCCGACGGTCAGCGCGGCGGCTAGCAGCGGCCCGAACGCCAACGGCTGGTACAACGGCGACGTGACGGTGGCCTTCAGCTGCGCCGACGCGCTCGCGGGCGTGGCGAGCTGCCCGGCCAGCCAGACCCTGGCCGGCGAAGGCACAGGTATCAGCTCGGCCGCCGCGACCGCGACCGACCGGGCCGGCAACACCAGCGCACTCTCGAATATCGTCACCGTGCAGATCGACCGCACCGCGCCGACGGTCAGCGCGGCGGCTAGCAGCGGCCCGAACAGCAACGGCTGGTACAACGGCGACGTGACGGTGGCCTTCAGCTGCGCCGACGATCTCGCGGGCGTAGGCAGCTGCCCGGCCAGCCAGACCCTGGCCGGCGAGGGCGCCAGCCTCAGCTCGGCCGCCGCGACCGCGACCGACCGGGCCGGCAACACCAGCGCGCCCTCGAATATCGTCACCGTGCAGATCGACCGCACCGCGCCAGTGGTGCTTGTGACCGGCGTGGCCAATGGCGCGACCTACACCCTGGGCAGCGTGCCGGCGGCGGCCTGTAGCACCAGCGACGCGCTTTCGGGCGTGGCGACAGCCGCGACCCTGAGCCTGAGCGGCAGCGGGGCGGGCAGCTACACCGCCACCTGCGCCGGCGCCCGCGACAATGCCGGCAACAGCGGCAGCGCAAGCGTGAGCTACACCGTGGCCTACGCCTGGGCCGGCTTCTTCCAGCCAGTCGACAACCTGCCGACCGTCAACACCGCCAAGGCCGGCAGCGCCATCCCGATCAAGTTCAGCCTGGGCGGCAACTTCGGCCTGAGCATCATCGCGGCGGGCTACCCCAAGGTGCAGAAGGTTAACTGCAGCACTGGCGGGTCGGCCGACGAGATCGAGCAGACCGTGACGGCGGGCGCGAGCAGCCTGAGCTACGACGCGGCGACCGGGCAGTACAGCTACACCTGGAAGACCGAGAAGAGCTGGGCCGGCAGCTGCCGCCTGTTCACCCTGCGCCTGAGCGACGGCAGCGACCACAGCGCCTTGTTCCAGTTCCGCTAG
- a CDS encoding AMP-binding protein translates to MTDTAPGTSVTAQYRAARDFLLAHRTDYATAVRDFQWPQFEQFNWARDWFDVIAQGNHRPALVIVEEDGSTTTRSYAELAQRSNQVANWLRAHGVARGDRVIVMLGNQLELWETILAAMKLGAVIIPAATLLRPADLHSRVARGHARHVIARAADAPKFAEVAGSYTRIAVGEPVAGWLRFADSAGAPADFAPNGPTLASDPLLLYFTSGTTAQPKLVEHTHSSYPVGHLSTMYWIGLQPGDVHLNIASPGWAKHAWSNVFAPWIAEATVFIYNYSRFSAPALLEQIQRHGVTTFCAPPTVWRMLIQADLAAWEVPLREVVGAGEPLNPEVIEQVRRAWGLTIRDGFGQTETTAQIGNSPGQPLKPGSMGRPLPGYTVALLDPLSGAPADEGEICLDLSRRPLGLMVGYRDDPARTAEVMRDGAYHTGDVAARDADGYITYVGRTDDVFKASDYRISPFELESMLIEHAAVAEAAVVPAPDPIRLAVPKAYVVLAAGWEATAATAEALFRFCRERMPAYSRVRRLEFAELPKTISGKIRRVELREREQALHAGDATPGAEYKEDDFPELKH, encoded by the coding sequence ATGACCGACACCGCTCCTGGCACCAGCGTCACCGCGCAGTACCGCGCGGCGCGCGACTTCCTGCTGGCCCACCGCACCGATTACGCCACGGCAGTGCGCGACTTCCAGTGGCCTCAGTTCGAGCAGTTCAACTGGGCGCGCGACTGGTTCGATGTGATCGCCCAGGGCAACCACCGCCCCGCGCTTGTGATCGTCGAGGAGGACGGCAGCACCACCACCCGCTCGTACGCCGAGCTGGCCCAGCGTTCCAACCAGGTCGCCAACTGGCTGCGCGCCCACGGCGTCGCCCGCGGCGACCGCGTGATCGTGATGCTCGGCAATCAGCTCGAGCTCTGGGAGACCATCCTCGCGGCCATGAAGCTGGGCGCGGTGATCATCCCGGCCGCCACCCTGCTGCGCCCAGCCGACCTGCACAGCCGCGTCGCGCGTGGCCACGCCCGCCACGTGATCGCCCGCGCCGCCGACGCGCCTAAGTTCGCCGAGGTGGCCGGCAGCTACACGCGCATCGCCGTCGGCGAGCCGGTCGCGGGCTGGCTGCGCTTCGCCGACAGCGCTGGCGCACCCGCCGACTTTGCTCCCAACGGCCCGACCCTTGCGAGCGACCCGCTGCTGCTGTACTTCACCTCGGGCACCACCGCCCAGCCCAAGCTGGTCGAGCACACCCACAGCTCCTACCCGGTCGGCCATCTTTCCACCATGTACTGGATCGGCCTGCAGCCCGGCGATGTGCATCTCAACATCGCCTCGCCCGGCTGGGCCAAGCACGCCTGGAGCAATGTGTTCGCGCCCTGGATCGCCGAGGCCACCGTCTTCATCTATAACTACAGCCGCTTCAGCGCGCCCGCGCTGCTCGAGCAGATCCAGCGCCACGGTGTCACCACCTTCTGCGCGCCGCCGACGGTCTGGCGTATGCTGATCCAGGCCGACCTGGCGGCATGGGAGGTGCCGCTGCGCGAGGTGGTCGGCGCCGGCGAGCCGCTGAACCCCGAGGTGATCGAGCAGGTGCGCCGCGCCTGGGGCCTGACCATCCGCGATGGCTTTGGCCAGACCGAGACCACCGCGCAGATTGGGAACTCGCCGGGCCAGCCGCTCAAGCCCGGCTCGATGGGCCGGCCGCTGCCGGGCTACACGGTAGCGCTGCTCGACCCGCTCAGCGGCGCGCCGGCCGACGAGGGCGAGATCTGCCTGGATCTGAGCCGGCGCCCGCTCGGGCTGATGGTGGGCTACCGCGACGACCCCGCGCGCACCGCCGAGGTGATGCGCGATGGCGCCTACCACACCGGCGATGTGGCCGCGCGCGACGCCGACGGCTATATCACCTACGTCGGCCGCACCGACGACGTGTTCAAGGCCTCGGACTACCGCATCTCGCCGTTTGAGCTGGAGAGCATGCTGATCGAGCACGCGGCGGTGGCCGAGGCCGCCGTGGTGCCCGCCCCCGATCCCATCCGGCTGGCGGTGCCCAAGGCCTATGTGGTGCTGGCGGCGGGGTGGGAAGCGACCGCCGCGACCGCCGAGGCGCTGTTCCGGTTCTGCCGCGAGCGTATGCCGGCCTACAGCCGGGTGCGCCGGCTGGAATTCGCTGAGCTGCCCAAGACGATCTCAGGCAAGATCCGGCGGGTCGAGCTGCGCGAGCGCGAGCAGGCGCTGCATGCCGGCGACGCCACCCCCGGCGCCGAGTACAAAGAAGACGACTTCCCCGAGCTGAAGCACTGA